One part of the Drosophila teissieri strain GT53w chromosome 3R, Prin_Dtei_1.1, whole genome shotgun sequence genome encodes these proteins:
- the LOC122621553 gene encoding probable salivary secreted peptide, whose amino-acid sequence MSHSINSIFVAIAIVAVVSVVFASHDGTTSFGVLKPGAKLIHKEEIVESKKFLRVVTRKVHFKPQPFKLSAIVITDHSESNGGTASLLEGGPPGKFAVIGFRSKRNHGLNFTLEIYSAAV is encoded by the exons ATGTCGCATTCTATTAATAGTATTTTTgtggcaattgcaattgtggCAGTAGTAAGTGTGGTATTTGCTAGCCACGATGGCACTACAAGCTTTGGGGTATTGAAACCAGGTGCCAAATTAATACACAAGGAGGAAATTGTAGAGTCCAAAAAGTTTCTGCGCGTCGTCACAAGAAAAGTTCACTTTAAGCCTCAG CCTTTCAAATTGAGCGCCATTGTGATCACCGATCACAGTGAATCGAATGGAGGAACAGCTTCGCTGCTCGAAGGAGGACCACCTGGCAAGTTTGCCGTGATTGGTTTCAGATCCAAACGAAATCACGGTCTGAATTTCACACTGGAGATATACAGCGCTGCAGTTTGA
- the LOC122620277 gene encoding NEDD8 ultimate buster 1, producing the protein MSQINNIFIKLRARLRERDIKLWEEPYYFEEVGSIEAEMERLARDISGDLGISVSDCRIALAELQDGALRKLAARKEFNDTGLATFNVRCVDRKGGTSQMLEIKCSLGGLGSDLQAEVAKKLDLGDPSHVRCISGGRIINGQKTLAAQGLKTNQQLMVVVGGANDGHLHERIQRIRADLEIVADADNRFMEMEDQDGRPIFLPPEENRSLLMAMSMYEVAKVAVHKENFDEALLLLLECDELFSLCNSKLLETVDNYALINLDIVWCYLRLKNITQLTDAQRRLDICERGFFRSYGEQFMRLYAMKGPSCPERALIMRLHLLQGVLFFHQNRRDEAYEKLEEATKDFNELKVNDTELTTLVEMGYEESDARLALRSCAGQVDRAIQFIQERREKIREERKNSAAERQVNQEMMDANPGEQWVNPRSVCRLMEMGYERRLVVEALKRTKNNLDRSLDLLQRHSDELRANLAPTPPVDESLLTTLQQLGFSETSAREALETTGNSFRKSVKYLLKSFASEAELLTVIETMTKILEVQGPSSSTSATTNSSTPLVSLSTSKMNMLKSVLSQAKTEMESYNAFKRFNENLAENSLHYLDLPLEQEEQILIEYKRLLER; encoded by the coding sequence ATGTCCCAGATAAACAATATATTCATTAAGCTGCGAGCCCGCCTGCGGGAGCGCGATATCAAGTTGTGGGAGGAGCCGTACTACTTCGAGGAGGTGGGCAGCatcgaggcggagatggagcGCCTGGCCAGGGACATCAGTGGTGACCTGGGCATCAGCGTTTCGGACTGCAGGATTGCTCTAGCCGAATTGCAAGATGGTGCCTTGCGAAAGCTGGCTGCCCGTAAGGAGTTCAATGACACCGGCTTGGCCACGTTTAATGTGCGATGTGTGGACCGCAAAGGTGGCACCTCGCAGATGCTGGAGATCAAGTGTTCGCTGGGCGGACTGGGCTCGGATCTGCAGGCGGAGGTGGCCAAGAAGCTGGACCTGGGTGATCCCAGTCATGTAAGGTGCATCTCCGGCGGACGCATCATCAACGGGCAGAAGACATTGGCCGCGCAGGGACTGAAAACCAATCAGCAGCTCATGGTGGTTGTGGGCGGAGCGAATGATGGGCACTTGCACGAACGTATCCAACGGATACGTGCGGACTTGGAGATAGTTGCGGATGCAGATAATCGCTTTATGGAAATGGAGGACCAGGATGGACGACCGATTTTCCTGCCGCCCGAGGAGAATCGATCGCTATTGATGGCCATGAGCATGTACGAGGTGGCCAAAGTGGCCGTTCATAAGGAGAATTTCGATGAGGCTCTACTGTTGCTGCTCGAGTGCGATGAACTCTTCTCCCTATGTAACTCAAAGCTCCTGGAAACAGTGGACAACTATGCCCTAATCAATCTGGATATTGTGTGGTGCTATCTGCGCCTCAAGAACATCACCCAACTTACGGATGCCCAGCGACGTTTGGATATCTGCGAGAGGGGATTTTTCAGGAGCTACGGCGAGCAGTTCATGCGATTGTACGCGATGAAGGGTCCCAGTTGCCCGGAAAGAGCTCTGATCATGAGGCTGCACCTGCTGCAAGGTGTACTCTTCTTTCACCAAAATCGCCGGGATGAGGCCTACGAAAAACTGGAGGAGGCGACCAAGGACTTCAACGAGCTGAAGGTGAATGACACTGAGCTGACCACTCTCGTGGAAATGGGCTATGAGGAATCGGATGCCAGGTTGGCCCTGAGATCCTGTGCCGGTCAAGTGGATAGAGCCATTCAATTCATCCAGGAGCGCAGGGAGAAAATCCGTGAGGAACGCAAGAACTCGGCTGCCGAGAGGCAAGTTAACCAGGAGATGATGGACGCCAATCCCGGAGAACAATGGGTGAATCCGCGCAGCGTTTGCAGGCTCATGGAAATGGGCTACGAAAGGCGTCTGGTTGTGGAAGCTCTAAAGAGGACTAAAAACAATCTCGATCGCAGTTTGGATCTACTGCAACGCCATTCGGATGAACTTAGGGCCAATCTGGCTCCAACTCCGCCCGTCGATGAATCGTTACTCACCACGCTGCAACAACTTGGATTTTCGGAAACTTCCGCTCGCGAAGCATTGGAAACTACGGGCAACAGTTTCCGCAAGTCCGTAAAATATCTTTTGAAAAGTTTCGCCAGCGAAGCGGAATTACTTACAGTTATTGAAACCATGACAAAGATTCTAGAGGTCCAAGGACCTTCGAGCTCAACTAGTGCCACTACAAATAGCTCCACACCCCTCGTAAGCTTATCCACCAGCAAGATGAACATGCTCAAGTCCGTTCTTAGCCAGGCCAAGACGGAGATGGAGTCCTACAATGCCTTCAAGAGATTCAACGAGAACCTCGCAGAAAACAGCTTGCACTACTTGGACTTGCCTTTAGAGCAGGAGGAGCAAATCCTGATCGAGTATAAGCGGCTGCTGGAGCGCTAA
- the LOC122620278 gene encoding uncharacterized protein LOC122620278: protein MKAITVCLLVLVSATCLLTTRANSIDLLDENLDYELDFESELEQLLDALDNDTDYMDVEAQGFIKTCRKILRKALKTVRGTNCIIKEVTNILSACTSYVDAIDDCGTAIPKDVAKIADSVKQIIKISDDILHLHSKLCATDESGGSFIKNSSKCFWKLFKASMKLTRKINKTLKLIAKLPADTSSCFVNATNTVTASFNSFLPNIDVCIESM from the exons atgaAAGCCATCACCGTTTGCCTTCTGGTTCTGGTATCGGCCACTTGTCTGCTGACTACTCGG GCCAATTCCATAGATTTACTGGACGAAAACCTGGACTATGAACTCGACTTTGAATCGGAATTGGAGCAGTTGCTGGATGCACTGGACAATGACACCGACTACATGGATGTGGAGGCACAGGGCTTCATTAAAACCTGCCGCAAAATCCTTCGCAAGGCTTTGAAAACTGTGCGCGGAACCAACTGCATCATCAAGGAAGTGACTAACATCCTGAGTGCCTGCACCAGCTATGTGGATGCCATTGATGACTGTGGCACTGCCATTCCCAAGGATGTGGCCAAGATCGCGGACTCCGTTAAGCAGATCATCAAAATCAGCGATGATATTCTGCATCTGCATTCGAAACTATGTGCCACAGATGAATCCGGTGGCTCGTTCATCAAAAACTCGTCCAAATGCTTTTGGAAATTGTTCAAGGCATCGATGAAGCTGACCCGAAAGATCAATAAGACCCTGAAACTGATTGCCAAGTTGCCAGCTGATACCAGTTCCTGCTTCGTAAATGCCACCAATACGGTCACGGCTTCCTTTAACTCTTTTCTGCCCAACATCGATGTCTGCATCGAGTCTATGTag